Genomic window (Arachis hypogaea cultivar Tifrunner chromosome 13, arahy.Tifrunner.gnm2.J5K5, whole genome shotgun sequence):
TGCACAGTTCCAACGCAAGTCtatggtttttgtaccaggaatTGTAGCATTagcatacgacgcgtgcgcatcgGTCATGCACATGCGTGGACAAGGAAAATTTgtaggtgacgcgtacgtgtcagcgaGGCGTACGCGTGAGGTGGGTTGTGCGCCTGGCACCGCATCCGCACAgtttcagcacaactctctgaTTTTTGTATCAGAGAGAATCAGCATCAAAATTGTGGGGtgttgacgcgcacgcgtaggtcaCACCTACGCATGATagccccttttttttatatataagagCAAAGGTAAATATGCATAATTGAAAAGGATGACACACATCTAATGaagcaaagataaataaataaactatagaAAAGGaatatcataccatggtgggttgtctcccacctagcgcttttctttaacgtccttaagttggacggttgATGAGCTCAGTCCTCTTTCTTGGTCGGGTCCTTCAAGAGAAAGATCTCTAACTCCTTGTTGTTCTTTATTTTTGCACCCTGGTAAAGTTTTAAACCGTGGCCATTGACTTGAAGAAGGTAGGGCTTGAGGGGTTACTCAAGTGGACAACTCCATACGGTTCAACCTTTTCTACCACATATGGTCCATCCCACCTTGACCTCAGTTTGCCCGGCAATAATCGCAACCTTGAGTTATAGAGAAGGACTTGATCCCCAACTCTAAACTTTCTCCTCTTGATGTTCTTGTCATGTACCACTTTCACCTTTTCTTTGTAGAGCcttgagttttcataagctttaaGACGAATGCactccaattcttgcagttgcaatttcctttcaaTTCCGACTCCTCCCAATTCTGAGTTACATTCCTTCGCAGCCCAATAAGCCTTGTGTTTCACCTCTACCAGAAGGTGATAAGCCTTTCTATAGACTAGCCAGAACGGAGTCATGCCAATCAGTGTCTTGTAAACCGTCCGATAAGCTCATAGTGCATCTCCAAGCCTAGAGCTCCAATCCCTCCTATGGGGTTTAACCATCTTCTCGAGTATGCGCTTAATCTCTCTATTGGACACTTCGGCCTGGCCTATTTATTTGGGGATGATAAGTTGTCGCCACCTTGTGAATAATACAATGTTTATTCATCAAACCTGTcattcttttgttacaaaaatgagagccttgatcactcatgattgctcgtggtaATCCAAAGCGGCAAATGGTGTTATTTCATACAAAAGAGACAACCacattagcatcatcagtacggataggaattgcttccactcacttagaaacataatcaacagctaacAGAATATATAAGAAACCATTCGAGTTTGGAAAGgaacccataaagtcaataccctaaacataaaaattttcacaaaataatatgagttgttggggcatctcatccctcttggatatgtttcTAAATCGTtggtgttagaatataattaggatcaattagaattatttagtatatctgaatatttattatagaatattacgcctttattattacgattctcttagtccctataaatacccttctatattgtatcattccagacAACTTGAGTAGACAACTTGATTACACTCAATAATATACTAtcctttctccagtttagtctcttatttctaacatggtatcagagccatgacatcctccttgaagaggataggTTATTTTTCTTCGGTTGAAATTACcgtatttttcatacttttcttccGTGCCATTTTTTTCCCTTCCTTTTTGTCACTTCTTTGATGCTTTTTCACCTTACCGACTAGCCTATTCTCTCCGTCTTGTATCTTTCTGAGTCGAAAGATCAAACACCAATGTCATCCGCTGTTTTtctattctcatgaagaaatcataaagTTTTTTCTCTCTTTCGGCAGATCCGTCtacgttctctcgtggcagttccatttgcattctctcgtggcagttccgtctgcgctctCTCGTGGCAGTTTCGTTTGTGTTCTcccgtggcagttccgtctgcgttttcCCGTGACAGTTTCGTTTGCATTTTCCTGTGGCAGTTTTGTTTGCATTTTTCCGTGGTAGTTCCGTCTGTGTGTTTCCttgtggcagttccatctgcacttccttcagatagtggcagttccgtctgcgcttccttcagacgagcggcagttccgtctgcgcttccttcaaacTAGCGGCAGTTTcctctgcgcttccttcagacaagcggcagttccgtctgtgcTTTCTTTCGGCAGTTTCGTCTGCACCCGTTTTATCAGTTTATgcagttttttttctctttattttgttgttttaaataaatttcaaactcaagttgtcacttgagtttgaggggggatgttagaatataattaggatcaattaggatcaattagaattatttagtatatctgaatatttattatagaatattatgtctttattattatgattctctTAGTCCCTATAAATActcttctatattgtatcattccagacAACTTGAGTAGACAACTTGATTACACTCAATAATATACTAtcctttctccagtttagtcTGTTATTTCTAACAGTTGGCATTGGTGGCAAGAGTTACAGAAAAGATTTGCATCCTTAAAGAGTgtgggccaccaaaatccgcagtctaagatttttcttgcagttctttaagggccaaagtggccaccactttCAGAAGAGTGGCATGCCTCCAAGATAGACTGAATTTCGAATTGTggaacacaccttctaattatttggtcggcaccacatctccacaaatatgggtcattacatatataatatttggactcgttTTTCAGCTTGTtcttttgatgtttagaaaaatgtggaggaaaggtgtgactaaccaaataattagccatgggtgcataccaaggaaccaccttGGATATTGCTTGCAAGTTATCAAGAGGAaatgcatcattgataggagtggagtcactttTTATATGCTCTaagcgactcaagtggtccgccactaaattttaggaaccactcctatccttgatctCTTAAATCAAACGTGTTTATTTTAAATGGACAGTTCATCTTCCCTCTTATTTAAAATGGACggtttattttttctattatttaaaacattccatttttaagagtttggtcaaattaaaagcattaatatttttattattttaaaaattatatttaattatttattaatacatatatctcgtttacagtgtaaacgagataacatgtatactgtaaatgagatacgtgtaaaattatctcgtttacagtgtaaacgaaataaaagaagaatatttatttcggtaaattttttttaaattatttatttcaataattattatatttaatttatttattaaaataaaaaatctacatATTAATAAGCTTAATattaatatgtatatatttttcacACATTATAGTATATGTATTCACTCATAAATAAAAAATCGGCATATTTTTCACACATTAATATGTATTCACTCTATAGTATATgtatttattttcagtttttcaccaactcaaaaaaaattatttaaagccaatgagttatagttcaatGACATAATCTccccatattcaattaagaggtcACGGGTTCACTCCAAGCTAGCTTTGCAATTATATATATCATGCTATTATTGAGCTTCACGTGATATTGTGATGAATGTTGTGCTCTTAATAATATTGTgtctttgaattaaatttttatttatctggCTAAAATTTGTTAAAATGTCTTTTTTCGTATAGAATCAAAGTGTAtagagaatataaaaaataaaaataaaaataaatggtaAATTATGTGAAATCTATTATTTTtcgtttaaataaaatattatttcacCACTATATACGCTTGCTATGTTTAATTTTTCCATACTTTTGAACATGTGTTGATCTTTTTACTGTATTCACTACTACAAACTCTCCTAAAAAAAAAGCACATTAAAGTAATTCTTTCTTCTACTATCTCATTGATGAGAGATCCCATTATTAGTGATGAGACACTTTTAAAAAATGGACATCACTAAATTGGTCTTGATATTTTTCTATCAATgcttaaaatgttatttatttatttattagggaAATAGATTAAGTTTA
Coding sequences:
- the LOC112732725 gene encoding uncharacterized protein, whose protein sequence is MTPFWLVYRKAYHLLVEVKHKAYWAAKECNSELGGVGIERKLQLQELECIRLKAYENSRLYKEKVKVVHDKNIKRRKFRVGDQVLLYNSRLRLLPGKLRSRWDGPYVVEKVEPYGVVHLSNPSSPTFFKSMATV